One window of Vespa velutina chromosome 2, iVesVel2.1, whole genome shotgun sequence genomic DNA carries:
- the LOC124947350 gene encoding uncharacterized protein LOC124947350 has translation MPAYRWLSQSAELPIPETAVVGGRDIDGSTIYVGKAYHKGDILPAKVIPEKNVAYVCHNGEEHPKSEFEVLCQAEYAWEFCSNGSIPADAVVGGKTSEGETLYIGRVLHKGSQTVGKVQPSHGCLYIPFDGEELSFKDYEVLTIR, from the exons ATGCCAG cATACAGGTGGCTTAGTCAATCGGCGGAATTACCGATACCCGAAACAGCTGTCGTTGGTGGACGTGACATAGACGGAAGTACTATCTATGTTGGTAAAGCTTACCATAAAGGTGACATACTTCCGGCAAAAGTTATTCCCGAGAAAAATGTTGCTTACGTTTGTCATAACGGCGAGGAACATCCCAAATCTGAGTTCGAG GTATTGTGTCAAGCCGAATACGCATGGGAATTTTGCAGTAACGGATCCATTCCTGCCGATGCCGTAGTTGGTGGAAAAACATCCGAAGGAGAGACACTATACATTGGCCGTGTCCTTCATAAAGGTTCTCAAACCGTCGGCAAG GTACAACCTAGTCACGGCTGCCtttatattccttttgatGGAGAAGAATTATCCTTCAAAGACTATGAGGTCCTTACTATTCGttga